A region of Allocoleopsis franciscana PCC 7113 DNA encodes the following proteins:
- a CDS encoding AraC family transcriptional regulator, with protein sequence MPKSPSLLDYHQGLEYDKLLPSPPLLLSQGHWRGLVLEHHDAPPWEIPEYCVSHHHIGLMLGPWHGEQWIDGRRHSEMAPTGSLCMIPAGVPFASRWQNRSQAIVLALDPSLLGTVVHEAVGCDRIELNFCWLHDGDPFISQILHLLKSDTESGHPIGPLYGDSLATALIVHLLKQYVTQPPLLPVYTGGIPRYRLIPVLEYIDAHLQHSISLQDLADIAGMSQYYFCRMFRQTMGIAPFQYVRQKRIEKAKKLLEQPHLSILEVGLQCGFISPSHFTRQFHQTVGVTPKAYRNTFLP encoded by the coding sequence GTGCCGAAGTCGCCTTCCTTGCTCGATTATCATCAAGGGCTTGAGTACGACAAACTGTTGCCATCACCGCCGTTGCTGCTCAGTCAGGGGCACTGGCGGGGGTTAGTGTTGGAGCACCACGACGCTCCGCCTTGGGAAATCCCTGAGTATTGTGTCTCCCACCATCACATCGGCTTGATGCTTGGCCCATGGCACGGTGAACAATGGATCGACGGTCGCCGCCATTCAGAAATGGCACCTACAGGGAGCCTCTGTATGATTCCGGCTGGAGTACCCTTTGCCTCGCGTTGGCAGAATCGATCGCAGGCGATTGTGCTGGCGTTAGATCCATCTTTACTGGGGACGGTGGTCCATGAGGCGGTGGGGTGTGATCGCATCGAACTCAACTTTTGCTGGTTGCACGATGGCGATCCCTTCATCAGCCAAATTTTGCACCTGCTCAAGTCCGATACAGAGTCTGGTCATCCCATCGGTCCACTCTATGGAGATTCCCTAGCCACTGCTTTGATAGTCCATTTGCTCAAGCAGTACGTAACGCAGCCACCTCTGTTGCCGGTCTACACCGGAGGCATACCCAGATATAGACTAATCCCTGTATTGGAATATATTGATGCCCATCTGCAACACTCCATTAGCTTGCAGGATTTAGCCGACATTGCTGGGATGAGTCAGTACTACTTCTGCCGCATGTTTCGACAAACGATGGGAATCGCCCCATTTCAGTATGTTCGCCAGAAGCGCATTGAAAAGGCAAAAAAATTGCTTGAGCAACCCCACCTGAGCATTTTAGAGGTGGGGTTGCAATGTGGATTCATCAGTCCTAGCCACTTTACTCGACAGTTTCACCAGACTGTTGGAGTAACGCCAAAAGCTTACCGCAACACTTTTTTACCCTAG
- a CDS encoding (2Fe-2S) ferredoxin domain-containing protein, which translates to MGEFSRLVTPLNCCLTEPLPTGGQIEYEDFPCTIDVTGPLLYTLFQERWQETQIGHVVEGSVLELEFTQPPKICILYDGYLTVVTEAWHLHLCLEEHLGGPLEKTPPKLRQQRLIHRASLYRRLNEKGEARSWGIQFWNGAGEKMMNLFLPNPFVGEDEDLLPEGKPQLEKLSLYQELREIYVLGTRPIPFENNPLKRPYLAVCRSSRCYPSRNWQPILEALQQAVKDAGMDVYVMTSGCLEVCKMGPVVFYSGDRTWYTRVNPDLASRIVREHLVQGQPIKDHLYPPVKVES; encoded by the coding sequence ATGGGTGAATTCTCTCGTTTGGTTACACCGCTCAATTGTTGCCTTACCGAACCCCTACCAACGGGCGGACAGATTGAGTACGAAGACTTTCCCTGTACGATTGATGTCACCGGCCCCCTGTTGTACACCCTATTTCAAGAACGCTGGCAGGAAACCCAGATTGGTCATGTGGTAGAGGGTAGTGTACTGGAACTGGAATTTACCCAACCCCCGAAAATTTGCATCCTCTACGATGGCTATCTCACTGTCGTAACCGAGGCGTGGCATCTGCATCTTTGCCTGGAAGAACATTTGGGCGGCCCTTTGGAAAAAACACCCCCCAAACTGCGACAGCAACGGTTAATTCATCGGGCATCGCTGTATCGTCGTTTAAATGAAAAAGGAGAAGCCCGCAGTTGGGGCATTCAGTTCTGGAACGGTGCAGGCGAAAAGATGATGAATCTGTTTTTGCCCAATCCCTTTGTTGGGGAGGATGAAGACTTGTTACCGGAGGGCAAACCTCAACTGGAAAAGTTGAGTCTTTACCAGGAATTGCGCGAGATTTACGTCCTGGGTACCCGCCCCATCCCGTTTGAGAATAACCCACTTAAGCGCCCTTATCTGGCAGTATGCCGCTCAAGTCGCTGTTACCCATCGCGCAACTGGCAGCCGATTTTGGAGGCGCTGCAACAGGCAGTAAAAGATGCCGGAATGGATGTGTATGTCATGACTTCCGGTTGTTTGGAGGTTTGCAAGATGGGGCCAGTAGTGTTTTATTCGGGCGATCGCACCTGGTATACCCGCGTTAATCCCGATCTTGCTAGTCGGATTGTCCGAGAACATTTGGTACAAGGTCAACCGATTAAAGACCATCTTTATCCACCAGTCAAAGTGGAATCTTGA
- a CDS encoding metallophosphoesterase, giving the protein MSITIAQLTDTHLCCHPDAELRGSRPWHSLKAVVQQVAKINPDYLLLTGDLADRGSPSAYQQLIDLISPLQIPTYWLSGNHDRLSVMREVLVHSLFHAPKAVLLGGWQLILLDSTLANSRFGEGEISPQSLQFLAKSLEVELPTLIALHHHPLPFGIDWLDQMQVQNADEFLALIDRASQVQAVVFGHIHTAFHQQQGNTHFYGSPSTCLQLDLPQATPKDKLPGFRLLHLHPDGTHQTEVHRVMV; this is encoded by the coding sequence ATGTCCATTACCATCGCTCAATTAACTGATACCCATCTTTGCTGTCATCCCGATGCGGAACTGCGGGGTTCTCGTCCTTGGCACAGTTTAAAAGCGGTAGTGCAGCAGGTGGCAAAAATCAATCCTGATTATCTTCTGCTGACGGGAGATCTGGCTGATAGAGGTTCTCCCTCTGCCTATCAACAGTTAATTGATTTGATTAGTCCGCTGCAAATTCCTACCTATTGGCTTTCTGGCAATCACGATCGCTTGTCAGTAATGAGAGAAGTTCTCGTTCATTCCCTTTTTCATGCACCAAAAGCTGTACTTCTAGGGGGTTGGCAATTAATTTTATTGGATTCAACTTTAGCTAATTCCCGTTTTGGCGAAGGTGAAATATCTCCCCAGTCGTTGCAATTTTTAGCAAAAAGTCTCGAAGTTGAACTTCCTACTTTGATAGCTTTGCACCATCATCCTTTACCTTTTGGGATTGATTGGTTAGATCAGATGCAAGTTCAAAATGCGGATGAATTCCTTGCCCTGATTGATCGCGCCTCCCAAGTACAAGCCGTAGTATTTGGTCATATTCACACCGCGTTTCACCAACAACAGGGCAATACCCATTTTTACGGTAGCCCTTCCACTTGTTTGCAGTTAGATTTACCTCAAGCTACACCTAAGGACAAGCTACCGGGTTTTCGCTTGCTCCACTTGCATCCCGATGGCACGCACCAGACTGAAGTTCATCGCGTTATGGTATGA
- a CDS encoding CobW family GTP-binding protein produces the protein MVTAKTSSSVPVTVLTGYLGAGKTTLLNRILTHEHGKKVAVIVNEFGEVGIDNQLVIDADEEIFEMNNGCICCTVRGDLIRIIGNLMRRRNKFDHLVIETTGLADPAPVIQTFFVDEDMREQLSLDAVVTVVDAKHIWEHWEADEAQEQIAFADVILINKTDLVTPEQLSELEKRIRAMNAMAKIHHTRNAELGMDALLGVKAFDLQRALEIDPEFLSETAHEHDETVGSVALVESGELDGQKLNDWLSRLLQTQGPDIFRMKGILTIKGEDHRFVFQGVHMLFDGTRDRPWKPGETRKNELVFIGRNLDKAQLREDFVACMA, from the coding sequence ATGGTTACTGCCAAAACATCCAGCTCAGTTCCGGTTACGGTTCTCACAGGCTACCTGGGAGCGGGGAAAACAACGCTCCTGAATCGCATCCTCACCCACGAACACGGTAAAAAGGTTGCCGTGATTGTCAATGAGTTCGGGGAAGTCGGCATTGACAACCAGCTCGTCATCGATGCCGATGAAGAAATCTTTGAGATGAACAACGGCTGTATCTGCTGCACCGTGAGAGGTGACTTGATTCGGATTATCGGCAACTTGATGCGGCGGCGCAACAAATTCGACCATCTGGTGATTGAAACCACTGGGTTAGCTGACCCTGCACCCGTCATTCAAACCTTTTTTGTCGATGAAGATATGCGGGAGCAACTTTCTCTCGATGCCGTCGTGACGGTGGTGGATGCCAAACATATTTGGGAACACTGGGAGGCAGATGAAGCGCAAGAACAAATCGCCTTTGCTGACGTGATTTTAATCAACAAGACGGATTTGGTGACACCCGAACAGCTTTCGGAGCTAGAAAAGCGGATTCGAGCGATGAATGCGATGGCAAAAATCCACCACACCCGCAACGCAGAGTTAGGGATGGATGCCCTGTTGGGAGTCAAAGCCTTTGACCTGCAACGAGCTCTAGAAATTGACCCAGAATTTTTGAGCGAAACGGCTCACGAACATGACGAAACCGTGGGGTCTGTCGCTCTAGTTGAGTCAGGTGAACTGGACGGTCAAAAGCTGAACGATTGGCTGTCGCGGCTGTTGCAAACGCAAGGACCCGATATCTTCCGTATGAAGGGCATTCTCACCATCAAAGGAGAAGACCATCGATTTGTCTTCCAAGGTGTGCACATGTTGTTTGATGGGACACGCGATCGCCCCTGGAAGCCTGGGGAAACTCGCAAAAATGAACTCGTGTTCATTGGTCGCAATTTGGACAAAGCTCAACTCAGAGAGGACTTTGTAGCGTGTATGGCTTAA
- a CDS encoding WD40 repeat domain-containing protein, translated as MYGLNATGKKLFDRHFSGTLSEYVTAIAWSPDGKILAASSASGEVMLWRDLPSQGEVAWPLFPLQVGEGQSVDCLAFSKDGEFLAAGGQDGRVKIWRLHPNAGVYRCRPLHTLENAPAWVDKLSWSPTSNQLAFCLKRHVQVWEADAAEVAATLNFEESSVLGISWHPSGQHLAICGDKGVKVWNAADWHDDPCFFALPTASVALAWSPDGKYLAAGNLDNTLTVWEWGNLDPWVMRGFPGKIRNLVWSKPLTAVGAPLLAMSSVEGVVVWEKQAQELGGWDGRVLEAHDGMVQALAFQPDTFLLSSAADDGQICLWHKAKKVAQILEGAPDGFSCLAWHPQGHQLAAGGQNGELLIWSKSMRGKGFGGQ; from the coding sequence GTGTATGGCTTAAATGCTACGGGCAAAAAGTTATTCGACCGACACTTTTCGGGGACACTTTCAGAATATGTAACCGCGATCGCCTGGTCACCGGATGGAAAAATCCTAGCTGCCAGTTCTGCGTCAGGGGAGGTCATGCTTTGGCGAGATTTACCCAGTCAAGGCGAGGTGGCATGGCCTTTGTTTCCCCTACAAGTCGGTGAGGGTCAATCGGTAGACTGCCTTGCTTTCTCGAAGGATGGAGAATTTCTCGCTGCTGGCGGTCAGGATGGACGGGTGAAAATTTGGCGTTTGCATCCAAATGCAGGAGTATACAGATGTAGACCCTTGCACACTCTAGAAAATGCCCCGGCTTGGGTTGACAAGCTCAGTTGGAGTCCCACAAGCAACCAGCTTGCCTTTTGTTTAAAGCGTCACGTCCAAGTGTGGGAGGCTGATGCGGCTGAAGTGGCAGCGACACTTAATTTTGAGGAGTCGTCTGTACTGGGCATATCCTGGCATCCATCGGGACAGCACCTAGCCATCTGTGGCGACAAAGGAGTTAAGGTTTGGAATGCTGCTGATTGGCATGATGACCCCTGTTTCTTCGCTCTGCCTACCGCTAGTGTTGCGCTCGCTTGGTCGCCTGATGGCAAGTACCTGGCTGCTGGCAATCTCGACAACACCCTGACGGTTTGGGAATGGGGCAACCTCGACCCCTGGGTGATGCGCGGCTTTCCCGGGAAAATCCGCAATCTGGTGTGGTCGAAGCCACTGACGGCGGTAGGTGCGCCCCTATTAGCCATGTCTAGCGTGGAGGGTGTTGTGGTTTGGGAAAAGCAGGCTCAGGAGTTAGGCGGTTGGGACGGTCGGGTGCTGGAGGCTCATGACGGCATGGTACAGGCTTTAGCCTTTCAACCTGACACCTTTCTTTTATCATCAGCCGCTGACGACGGTCAAATTTGTCTTTGGCACAAAGCCAAAAAAGTCGCACAAATTTTGGAAGGCGCACCCGACGGTTTTTCCTGTCTGGCTTGGCATCCCCAAGGGCATCAACTTGCTGCTGGTGGTCAAAATGGTGAATTGCTGATTTGGTCGAAATCTATGCGAGGCAAAGGGTTTGGAGGACAGTGA
- a CDS encoding DevA family ABC transporter ATP-binding protein, with amino-acid sequence MQKANKGNSKSNPKKPMLPKPVIAIQNLNHYFGQGKLRKQALFNINLEIYPGEIVIMTGPSGSGKTTLLTMAGGLRAAQEGSLQVLGQELCGATQNQLVQVRRNIGYIFQAHNLLKSLTAQQNVQMALELHNDIPVKDMPALAAQMLEAVGLGHRINYYPEDLSGGQKQRVAIARALVSHPKLVLADEPTAALDKKSGRDVVELMQHLAKEQGCTILMVTHDNRILDVADRIVHMEDGYLASDSSLERSNQESLAVA; translated from the coding sequence ATGCAAAAAGCGAACAAAGGAAACTCCAAGTCCAACCCCAAAAAGCCCATGTTACCAAAACCCGTCATTGCCATTCAAAATCTCAACCACTACTTTGGTCAGGGAAAATTACGCAAGCAAGCATTATTTAACATCAACCTAGAAATTTATCCCGGTGAAATTGTGATTATGACCGGGCCATCAGGTTCAGGAAAAACCACCCTACTCACGATGGCAGGTGGTTTGCGAGCAGCCCAAGAAGGTAGCCTTCAAGTATTAGGTCAAGAGCTATGTGGAGCCACCCAAAATCAACTTGTGCAGGTGCGTCGTAACATTGGGTACATTTTTCAAGCACACAATTTACTAAAGAGCCTAACCGCGCAACAAAACGTACAAATGGCTCTTGAACTGCATAATGACATTCCCGTGAAGGATATGCCAGCCTTAGCGGCTCAAATGCTAGAGGCAGTGGGGTTAGGGCACCGAATCAATTACTACCCAGAAGACTTATCTGGAGGGCAAAAACAACGAGTTGCGATCGCACGCGCTCTAGTCAGCCATCCCAAATTAGTATTAGCCGACGAACCCACCGCCGCACTCGATAAAAAATCCGGTCGCGATGTCGTTGAACTGATGCAGCATCTAGCCAAAGAACAAGGCTGCACCATTTTAATGGTGACTCACGATAATCGGATTCTGGATGTAGCCGATCGCATTGTCCACATGGAAGATGGGTATCTGGCTTCGGATTCTAGCTTAGAGCGATCGAATCAGGAGAGTCTAGCGGTGGCATAA
- the devC gene encoding ABC transporter permease DevC, which yields MFHRKIPLSWLQLTREKPRLMVALAGIAFADILMFMQLGFQAALYDSTTRLHQSIRADLVLISPQGRNLMNMATFPRRRLYQSMSLTGVKSADALYINVADWKNPQTRHKTGILVVGFDPDKPVFNLPGVNENLNTIKLPDAVLFDRSSRGDYKVTIAQVVQGKSVSTEVGDRKINISGLFSIGASFGADGSLITSDLNFLRIFPRRNPESVSVGLITLQPGTDPRLTADALQAKLPEDIKVLTKPEFIEFEKNYWQTNTAIGFIFTLGTMMGFIVGVIIVYQILYTDVADHMAEYATLKAMGYRNFYLLSVVFQEALILSLLGYLPGISLSVGLYALTRNATNLPLFMATLRALQVLIMTMVMCAISGAIAMRKLQSADPADIF from the coding sequence ATGTTCCACCGCAAAATTCCCCTATCCTGGCTTCAACTAACTCGCGAAAAACCCCGCCTCATGGTGGCGCTGGCAGGAATTGCCTTTGCCGATATTCTCATGTTTATGCAATTGGGTTTCCAAGCGGCGCTTTACGACAGCACCACGCGATTACATCAAAGTATCCGCGCTGACTTGGTGTTAATTAGCCCCCAAGGCCGCAACCTGATGAATATGGCAACCTTTCCTCGCCGTCGCCTCTACCAATCCATGAGTTTGACGGGGGTAAAATCAGCCGATGCCCTATACATCAATGTCGCCGATTGGAAGAATCCCCAAACTCGTCACAAAACTGGAATTTTAGTCGTGGGTTTTGACCCTGACAAACCAGTATTTAATTTACCGGGAGTCAACGAAAATCTGAATACCATCAAACTTCCGGATGCGGTGTTATTTGACCGCTCATCTAGAGGGGATTATAAAGTAACCATCGCCCAAGTGGTTCAAGGCAAATCCGTCAGCACAGAAGTGGGCGATCGCAAAATTAACATCAGTGGTTTATTTAGCATCGGCGCTTCCTTTGGTGCAGATGGCAGCTTAATTACCAGTGACCTCAATTTTCTCCGGATATTTCCCCGACGTAATCCAGAAAGTGTCAGCGTGGGTTTAATTACCCTGCAACCGGGTACCGACCCCCGCCTCACAGCAGACGCATTGCAAGCCAAACTCCCTGAAGATATCAAAGTTCTCACTAAGCCAGAATTTATTGAATTTGAAAAGAATTACTGGCAAACCAATACAGCGATCGGGTTTATTTTCACCCTAGGGACAATGATGGGATTTATCGTCGGCGTGATTATTGTCTACCAAATCCTATACACCGATGTTGCCGATCACATGGCTGAATACGCCACCCTCAAAGCAATGGGTTACAGAAACTTCTACCTGCTGAGTGTCGTGTTTCAAGAAGCTTTAATTTTGTCACTTCTCGGCTATCTCCCTGGAATTTCCCTATCCGTTGGGCTGTATGCCCTAACCCGCAATGCCACCAATCTTCCCCTATTTATGGCTACTCTCAGAGCTTTACAAGTACTCATTATGACAATGGTCATGTGTGCCATTTCCGGAGCGATCGCCATGCGTAAGCTACAGTCAGCCGACCCAGCAGACATCTTCTAG
- a CDS encoding ABC exporter membrane fusion protein, with product MQLTNQENLSKGVKPKFQQTTILAAIAALAAGGTLIYGLKTFQSTQKSSLPPPAATVPEITQVTALGRLEPRGEVIQLSAPTSVEGSRVAQLLVKQGEKVRSGQVVAILDSHDRLLASLTQAQEQVDVAQAKLAQVKAGAKTGEINAQKAAIARLEAEQQGDTTAQQATVARLEAELRNAQTEYQRYQSLYQAGAISASNRDSKRLVLDTVQQQLNEAKANLNRIQQAKREQINEAQATLTQIAEVRPVDVQAAQAEVNNAIAAVKRAQADLDLAYVKAPRDGQILKIHTWPGEVVKTDGIADLGQTDQMYVVAEVYESDVSKVHPGQIAQITSSSFSDELLGTVDEVGLQVRKKDVLNTDPVADIDSRVVEVKIRLDDSATPKVAGLTNAQVKVAIAKRCCEAQIELNKSQTDGGTR from the coding sequence ATGCAACTCACCAATCAAGAAAACCTCTCGAAGGGTGTAAAGCCGAAATTTCAACAGACAACAATTTTAGCGGCGATCGCTGCTCTAGCCGCTGGCGGAACCCTAATCTACGGTTTAAAAACCTTTCAATCCACTCAGAAAAGTTCCTTACCCCCTCCCGCCGCTACTGTTCCGGAAATCACCCAGGTAACTGCCTTGGGGCGTTTAGAGCCTCGCGGAGAGGTGATTCAACTGTCTGCACCCACTTCAGTCGAAGGAAGTCGAGTCGCTCAACTGCTGGTGAAACAAGGAGAAAAAGTTCGTTCTGGGCAAGTTGTGGCAATTCTGGATTCACACGATCGCCTCCTCGCTTCCTTAACACAAGCGCAAGAACAGGTTGATGTTGCCCAAGCCAAACTCGCTCAAGTGAAAGCTGGGGCAAAAACCGGAGAAATTAATGCCCAAAAAGCCGCGATCGCACGTTTAGAGGCAGAACAACAGGGAGATACGACGGCTCAACAAGCCACCGTTGCCCGCTTAGAAGCCGAGTTACGCAATGCCCAAACCGAATATCAACGCTATCAATCCTTATACCAAGCCGGTGCAATTTCTGCCTCGAACCGCGATAGTAAGCGCTTAGTTTTAGACACCGTTCAACAGCAACTCAACGAAGCCAAAGCCAACCTGAATCGAATCCAACAAGCCAAGCGAGAGCAAATAAACGAAGCGCAAGCCACCCTGACACAGATTGCTGAAGTGCGTCCGGTCGATGTGCAAGCCGCGCAAGCCGAGGTGAATAATGCGATCGCAGCCGTTAAACGCGCACAAGCTGACCTCGATCTCGCTTATGTGAAAGCGCCTAGAGACGGTCAAATCCTCAAAATTCACACCTGGCCTGGGGAAGTCGTCAAAACAGACGGAATTGCCGACTTGGGTCAAACCGACCAAATGTACGTCGTTGCAGAAGTTTATGAAAGCGATGTGAGTAAAGTGCATCCGGGTCAAATCGCCCAAATTACCAGCAGTTCATTTAGTGACGAATTGCTGGGAACAGTAGACGAGGTTGGTTTGCAAGTTCGCAAAAAAGATGTCCTCAACACCGACCCCGTTGCAGACATCGATTCTAGAGTGGTTGAAGTGAAAATCCGTCTCGATGACAGCGCCACGCCAAAAGTGGCGGGTTTAACCAACGCACAAGTCAAGGTTGCGATAGCGAAGCGCTGCTGCGAAGCGCAGATCGAACTCAACAAATCACAAACCGATGGGGGTACTCGCTGA
- a CDS encoding AraC family transcriptional regulator codes for MPYTVWFRYVKVVLHAAAKANLETQTLLGAVGLDSSILEATDARIPHEKVYALWREITRLSGDEAIGLRLVQLVEPEVLDVVGYAAYSSSNVGEALSRFIRYSRLIHEGAKWTLETKGNVTQITHSVPGSHLPLPGVLCQWVLATIIVNVRRMTGLNLVPLQVGFQHQQPDDISYYRELFQAPVAFEQAVNSFTFDAAWLNQPLLKSDPGLCALLDRYAEELLAKLPRTENIVDSVRQEISVGLRGGDPGLDAIAKKLKFAPRTLQRKLKEAGTSHQELLDEMRRELSIHYLQERQMAVYEVAFLLGFSETSAFHRAFKRWTGTTPGEFRRTLSESAYINVKI; via the coding sequence ATGCCGTATACCGTATGGTTCAGGTACGTCAAAGTCGTTCTACATGCTGCCGCCAAGGCCAATTTAGAGACTCAAACTTTGCTCGGCGCGGTTGGACTCGACTCCTCCATCCTTGAGGCTACCGATGCGCGAATTCCCCATGAAAAAGTCTATGCCCTCTGGCGGGAAATTACCCGACTTTCGGGTGATGAGGCGATTGGATTGCGTTTAGTCCAGTTAGTTGAACCTGAAGTCTTGGATGTGGTGGGCTATGCGGCTTACAGCAGTTCTAACGTAGGCGAGGCGTTGTCCCGGTTTATACGCTACAGTCGGTTAATCCACGAAGGGGCAAAGTGGACGTTGGAGACAAAGGGTAATGTAACGCAAATTACTCATTCAGTTCCAGGAAGTCATCTTCCCCTACCCGGAGTGCTATGCCAGTGGGTTTTGGCAACGATTATTGTGAATGTTCGCAGAATGACGGGTTTGAATTTGGTACCGCTTCAGGTCGGTTTTCAACACCAACAACCAGACGATATTTCTTATTATCGTGAGCTGTTTCAAGCTCCTGTGGCGTTTGAGCAAGCGGTTAACTCCTTTACCTTTGATGCGGCATGGCTCAATCAACCCCTGTTAAAATCAGACCCTGGACTTTGTGCGCTGCTAGACCGATATGCGGAAGAATTATTAGCCAAGTTGCCTCGAACCGAAAATATTGTCGATAGTGTGCGTCAAGAAATTAGTGTGGGCTTACGGGGTGGCGATCCGGGGTTGGATGCGATCGCAAAAAAGCTGAAATTTGCCCCTCGGACTCTACAGCGTAAGCTCAAGGAAGCGGGTACTTCTCATCAAGAACTCCTGGATGAGATGCGGCGAGAACTTTCCATTCACTATCTGCAAGAACGCCAAATGGCGGTGTACGAAGTTGCGTTTCTTTTAGGGTTTTCGGAAACCAGCGCTTTTCATCGAGCCTTCAAACGTTGGACGGGGACAACTCCGGGGGAGTTCCGTCGCACCTTAAGTGAATCGGCTTATATCAACGTGAAAATATAG